Proteins from one Aureimonas sp. SA4125 genomic window:
- a CDS encoding dipeptidase, with amino-acid sequence MQVFDGHNDALLRIYQDPTGKAFDAFLTGGSDAHIDLLKARAGGLVGGLFAIFPPSPRSDDLSARMAMSGYDLPLPEPLVHPFGLDSTIAMASILFRLEEASAGRLTVCRSVADIEAAIARESLAAVLHIEGAEAIDPDLCMLDVLHAAGLRSVGMVWSRPNHFGHGVPMRFPSSPDTGPGLTEAGRRLVARCNQLGILLDLSHLNEAGFWEVADLSDAPLVATHSNVHALSGVSRNLTGPQLDAVARSKGVVGLNFATGFLRADGRMDADTPLETMRRHLDAMLEVLGEDGIALGSDFDGALIPQVIGSAAGLPLLFEHLSQAGYSAALLEKIAWRNWLSVLGRTWKT; translated from the coding sequence ATGCAGGTCTTCGACGGTCACAACGACGCGCTGCTGCGCATCTACCAGGACCCCACGGGGAAGGCCTTCGATGCCTTCCTCACGGGCGGATCGGACGCGCATATCGATCTTCTGAAGGCGCGCGCGGGCGGGCTCGTCGGCGGCCTGTTCGCGATCTTCCCGCCGTCGCCGCGCAGCGACGACCTGTCGGCGCGGATGGCGATGTCGGGCTACGACCTGCCGCTGCCCGAGCCGCTGGTGCATCCTTTCGGTCTCGACTCCACCATTGCCATGGCGTCGATCCTCTTTCGCCTGGAGGAAGCGTCGGCCGGGCGCCTGACGGTCTGCCGCAGCGTCGCCGATATCGAGGCGGCGATCGCCCGCGAGAGCCTTGCCGCCGTCCTCCACATCGAGGGCGCCGAAGCGATCGATCCTGACCTCTGCATGCTCGACGTGCTCCATGCCGCGGGCCTGCGATCGGTCGGCATGGTGTGGAGCCGGCCGAACCATTTCGGCCACGGCGTGCCGATGCGCTTTCCCTCGAGCCCCGATACCGGGCCGGGCCTGACCGAAGCCGGCCGGCGGCTCGTCGCCCGCTGCAACCAGCTTGGCATCCTTCTCGACCTGTCGCATCTGAACGAGGCCGGTTTCTGGGAGGTCGCCGACCTCTCCGACGCGCCGCTCGTGGCGACGCACTCCAACGTCCACGCCCTGTCGGGCGTCAGCCGCAACCTGACCGGCCCGCAATTGGACGCTGTCGCCCGGTCGAAGGGTGTGGTGGGTCTCAATTTCGCCACCGGCTTCCTGCGCGCCGATGGGCGGATGGATGCCGATACGCCACTCGAGACGATGCGGCGGCATCTCGATGCGATGCTGGAGGTTCTCGGCGAGGACGGCATCGCACTCGGCTCGGATTTCGACGGCGCGCTGATCCCGCAGGTCATCGGCTCGGCGGCGGGGCTGCCGCTGTTGTTCGAGCATCTCTCGCAAGCCGGCTACAGCGCGGCGCTCCTGGAAAAAATCGCCTGGCGAAACTGGCTGAGCGTTCTCGGTCGCACCTGGAAGACGTAA